The genomic stretch CAGGGGGATGCAAATTTCCCCTCTGATGCACCTATTTTATCCATTTAGTTTTTAATATATTCAATCCCCtttaacccaaaaaaaaaaagttcttaAGAACCTTTAGTAGCTTTTTACTTCTTGGTAGAGGATTTGATATAAAGGCTGCTAGTTCAAGGAGGGGTTTCAAACTTGGATGTATTTTAACTTAGTTCTCTGACATCCAATGGGAAGATCGAGGGGGAGGGGGACTAAGCATGGGAAAACTGTAAACTAAATCAGTTATGTTTTTCATTATAATTTAAGAAAGTAGTCTAATATGATAAAAGGAAAAACACACCCTATTAGATCAGGAATAGAATGTATCCATTATCTACATTCTGTTTCATGTACTTCTCAAACCTGCAAACGAAGTGCTTTTTGACCAAAAGATGCTTCAAATTTAGAATGTTGAAAACTATCTGATTCAACCATAAATCAGTGAGGCAAAATCCTAAGGATAGAAAAGACCTGATTAAGTACTAACACTTCTGATTGTGGATGCGAAATCTTCAATAAATATGTTAATTATATTTCTGTCATCTAAGTATTGGATTGTGACTGATTGATTCCCAAAAGCTGATTTGTTAAAAGGTGCTTCAACCAGCAGAAGTTTTCGTCACCAGAAGAGTATTGGATTGTGAcgaaatcttctttttgtttGCAGCATGGTCCTCCTGGAATGCAGACACTTGATGTCACAATGCAATATTTCTAATCTTAAATTCGGGATACGTGGATATTGATTAAAATATATCATCAAGCAATGCATGTTAAGATGTTTAAGTATGTTGTATATGTATTTTAGTTCAGTAACGTTCTTATTGCACAAAATCACTACATATTATAGGAAGCACTGGTAGAAGCAGAAGAGCTTTATCTTTCTCTTTATTTTCAAATTATTTGTCAAGTCAATAAGGTGCATTGAGCTTGCTAATTTGCTCCTGACTGCTTTCTCGAGGATGTCTCCTTGTATGAGTTCCTAGAAATCTTCCTTATTCCAACTTGTTTAGCAAATTCATATATCTTCATGAAAGTAAGCATGGACATAAAGTTTCTCCCTTGAAGTTGCTTCCTCTTTccatctcaaaaaaaaaaagtgcGACCTTTAACCAGTTgtggtatttttttttattacagCCATCTGGATTATGATTGGAGTTTTTGCACAGATGGATGCTGTTGCCATTGTTCACATATGCTGCCCTTCACGAATCTGCATCCCATGTTAGCTCCAGCAATATACAGCAGGAAGAACTTGACGTATTTGGAATTGATCTCCAAAAGCTGTTGATTTAGATGCATCAAGGGAAAGTCCGTTCTGTATAGTGAAGGTCATGTACTTCTGGTTGCAGAAGCCATCAATAGCAAAGCCAGAATGAGTTCTATTGGTCACTACAGCGAGGGCAATGTTTCAGGAATTGATATTTCAGTCTGATCCTTCAACAGATCGTTTGCAATCAAGGCTTCCATACTCATGAAATGTTTGATTTGATGCTCCACTATCGGTATACTTCTGGGGTTTGACAAGAAAACCAGAAGTCTGCAGCATATACAATGCAGTTTCATTTGTTCATGGTATCTTTTGTATTATGCATAAACATTTTTGTTAGCTATATACAACCAAAGTGGGTTACATTAATATTCTGATTGAACAGGTCTTTCACATCCTTTATGTGTAAGGCCAAATCACAGATTAGTTAATATTGATTGGTGATGTTTTCACTAGTGGATTGTCCAATTTGGAAGCAGGTATCTTAAAAGATGTTGCTAGTGACCATTTCGCATTTCACATAGCCACATAATCCTGGTTACTCTCTctatttcaatttagatgacatgctttccttattagtccgttccaaaaagaatgatacaTTTCTACAATTGAAAAATAATTTACTCTCCTTCGTTCATTTTTACTCGTCCAATattctaaaaatagattttcacttttacttgtcacttttagCATATCAATAAAAGACAATTTCCTTTTTCCTGTTATGCCCACAACATTAATTACtcctttcaaatcattttctcaaaatcattaaaaatatgcatcaattacaTAGTTAATTTTTTTTGAACTCCGTGccaagtcaaactacctcatcttacataggcaaaatacataagtacccaCCTAACCTATGGTCCAAATCCCCCTTACACACTTTCTGTGGACGATAATAATATTACACATGCAACCTTTCTAAAGTGTAGTTAGTACACACCATTTTTTTCTTGACCAGCATTTCAAAATATGTGTGAGGTCACGTGCCAATAAGGTCGTGACACGTGTCCTAactcaagaaaaaaaagaaaatactaaatttacACCAATTGAtaatatttaaaagaaacaaagcccCCCACCACGTTTCTCATCTTCTTCTGAACCCCAAACTCGTCGACCTCCTCCTCTAAACTCCATCAGCCATGGAAAATCCCCACCAGAACAAAATATTAACATgaattttcaccattttttagtctataaaattttcattttttttagtttctagGTTTTGTTTGCTGTGGAATCACCATTGTCACCGATGGGTTTGCCACTGTAACAGTGGTCGAAAATGGAGGTCGTTGTTGTTTGCCTTTTTTAACCAAACGAGACCAGATTTGAACGAAGAATACCAGCTTGCCGAAAGATCTGATAGCTCCACCCACGCGGAGAAGATCTGAGCTCATCGATCATGAACTGACAGTGAAACTAATGACCTGGCAATGGAGTTCTCGGCTTGTTGCTTGAGGTCGTTGCCGGTATTACGAGTTATGGCTGACATCTTCTTAGAGGAGATGCTAGAGGGAGGAGATGAGGAGGCTGCGGTTGTCGCCGGCTTCCGGGGAGGGCTCCAAATGGGGAAGAAGAGCTTGGAtatcattttcttttcatttaattattaaattaacaAAAATAAGTGGACAAATAAGATTTAGACACGTGTGCTTATATAAGGACTTGGACAGATAATGCATTGGTTTGACGCGCTCATTTTTTTTGTTAAACACGCGCGTGCCATCTGGCAAAAATAGTGTGTATTAGGCACAATTTTAAAAGGTTGCGTGTGTAATATTATTATCGTCCACAGAAAATATATAAAAGGGGTTTGAGCGATAAGTTAGGtgggtacttatgtattttgcctctTCCATACTCCATTTGTAATAAAGTAAGTATATTACATATATTTTAAATGGGGTCAGCTTTCCACTTTCCTTCTCTTTCATTCGACTTCATCTTGTTCTCTCTCTCCTCCTTTCTTTTCTAATCATAATATATttttgggaaagtgtttccctcttTCCACTTCATAACTTTTATATCCTCTATCCAATCATAATTCCTGTACAACCTCATCTATGTTTCTGTAACAATGTACAAACAGTATTTTTAAAAAGAGAATCTCTGTGACCTTTGACTTGAGCTGTAAAAGCACCTTTCATGGCCATCTGATCAGTTCAGTGGTTTGGGTCATGATATATAAGCATAATAAAGTTGATGTCGGATTAAATGATAACTTAAGAAAACACTGAAAATTAACTAGCACATTATTATCTTAAGCATTTTCAAACTCTGAAACAAGTGTTACCTTAATGTTTTAAAGATTAATTATAGTCAGATGACTTTATACTAATAATTGAGCTATCataatttttttctttcattGAAACTTATAACCGACAAAGCCAGATCAATCCTTTGTAAAATCATATTAAAATCTCATGTACTCTCCCTCTCTAGAGACTCTTTTGCTAATTAGCAAGCAACACACAAGGAACCTTAAATCCCGCAAAAGTGACATCACATTAGTTAAAAATTTGCTCACAGATCCTGTTTCTACCAAACCATTAAACTTATCAGTGTAAATTGAGATGAAAATACATATACTGTAGTGAAGTGTTAAGTGTATATAATATACTCTCCGTACCAATTTATCTGGGGGAATTTAATTCAGCACAATTGTTTGCAATAAATTATTTGCGATATACAAATAAACCACAATATAAATATGAATAAAcataattttattgataaaataatACAGGTATACTTGTGTTTGTTCCATTGATTTTTTTCTCTAGATTGTTCTCCGTGATTCGAGGGCTTTACCAACGTATTTCTCGAACATAGGATGATGCGAACTTCCTTAGGATGTATTTGATATCCAGGAAAAGGAATAACATTCTTCAGATAGAATAACCTCCAAGAAACCTCGATAGACTTTACTGATAGTATCTTAAATTTAAGATTTTGCTTAAATTTCATATGGATTTGGTTCGATAAAATTTTGATGTCTACATCAATGTTTAAAAAAGCGAATCAGTAAGAAAGTAGTATATCACATAATATAATACCCCATTTGTTTCAATTTATGCGAACCTATTTGATTGATCACatagtttaagaaagaaataaataTATTTAAAACTTGTGATTCTGAACAAGTCATAACATTTGTGTGACTGTAgttcttttgaaacttgtggtgtTAAACATGATAGAGTATTTGTGTGGCTACAAAAACCTTTTAATTGAGAGAATAATTGGAATTTTaagtttaattatttttaaatttagtaGGCAATTTGGACATAACAATTATATGATTTTTGAAAAATAGTAGTATTTGGAGTTAAGTTaaaaaaatggtatttgaaatttgatattatgtttggacatgcatttaaGTTGAAAAAATATTGCAGTTTTATGAGTGAggaaattttttaaaaacctgTAAAATTTTATGGACAAAAacgttttttttataaaaaaggaaaagaaaaaatatctACGGACCAATTGGTCCTTAGAAatgaatcatttttttttttggagggaACAAAAATAAATAGGTTCGGAACATAAAAATTAGTATTATTTTTTCCATTGCATACCCCCTACTAACCATCCTATAACCCTACACCTACCCCACCTTGCTTCTCATCCACATGGCCCCTAGATTTCCACAAAATATCATAACAAAAGCATCTTGTAACAGTAACATTAATGCTTAAAAAGCTGAAAAGAAACAAGATCCACTTCGAACCCCTCTCCACAATCCACCCTCACTCTCCCTCAATCCTCTCCGCTATCCACATTTGCAAATTTCCAAAGTAAACCTTCATTTTCTCCCTCACCCAGAAATCAAGATTCTTCATTATAGAGGAGGAGGGTGAGAAAAAAACAAACCCACATCTCATAAAAATCTCATCTTTCAATGTTTACACTTGCCTTTTCCCACCCCATATCTTCACATAGACTCTTTTGTCTGATTCTAGCCTGATTTTAGATTCTTTTGTCAATCTTTAAGTTCCCATAAAGGTgagatatttttttgtttttttcttgatGACAGTAATATTAGAGCTAATTCATATACTCCAAGCTATCCACCAAGTTAGAGCAATCATAAAGTTGAGATCTTGACCCAAATAATTGGTTGAAAATCcaaaattttagctttcaaaattGTTAAGGAAAATGAGGGAAGAGGATTCAAATTGGTTTGCCAAATGGGAAGAAGAATTGCCAAAACCAGAAGAGTTAATGCCTTTATCCCAAACCCTTATATCTCCTGATCTTGCTATAGCTTTTGATATTGCAAACCCCACTAGCCCAAATAATCCTCAAAACAAACAGCAGCAGCAGACTCAGATTCCTCAATCCTCTCAACAGCAGCCCAATTCATCAGCTGAATTTGAGTCTGCTGAATTGAATGGATTAGGAGGTGGTGGAGATGAACCAGCTAGGACAATAAAAAGGCCTAGGCTTGTGTGGACCCCACAGCTACACAAGAGGTTTGTGGATGCAGTTGCTCATTTGGGGATCAAGAATGCTGTCCCAAAGACTATAATGCAACTGATGAGTGTCGATGGCCTAACCCGCGAAAATGTTGCTAGTCATTTGCAAAAATACAGGCTTTATTTGAAAAGAATGCAAGGTCTTTCTAATGGTGGTAGTGGTGGAAACAGTGGTCAATCTTTATCAGGGGCAGGTGTTGATTCTGCAATGGACAATTTGTTTGCTAGTTCACCAGTGCCAGCACATTTTTTGCATCCGGCCGGGAGGGGTAATCCTGACCAGTTCTTGCCATTTGTGCCAGTGACATCTATGCAGCATCATAATCATCATATGGGAGTGGTTGTTGGACACCATCATCCTCAAGTTCAACAGCAGTATAGGCAATTTGGGTCACCGGCTAATGGACATTTTGATCATCATCCATTTTTGTCTAGGCAATCACAGCAGCAGGTTCAGAGGATGGGGACATCAGTGCATAATGGTAGTCCTGTGGTGTCACCTTATGTTGATGATGTGGATTCTTCAGCCGTGCCCGTCAATGGGAGAAAGGTCCTTACTTTGTTCCCAACAGGGGATGATTGATATCAGGGTAACTGTTGATTTTAGCCTTCTGCAAATCCTGTCAATTTGACTTCCATGTAATCTAGAATTTGTGTTGAATAACATTTGGTCCTTGTTTTAGTACCTTTTATTGGACTAGTGGTATTTTATTGTAAATGTCTATATGGAGTTGTTGTTATGGTCTTCAACTCTTCATGGAACTGTGAATCCCCTTTTCCCACTTCATTATTCTCTTAAGGTCAAACTCTGTTACTTTTCGGAGAATTAGGATTTGGTGCTTAGTATCTGTTATGAAACTGTTCAGTTAGATGAGCTTTACTATTGTAATTATGTTGTGCATAGCACTGTGTTTTCTATTGTTAGCTTCATTTAGCATTCTTTCTATCCTGCTATCAGCAACTAGTTATTGATGTTGAACGTAATAGTCACTTTGGGCGCATTTATGTTATAATCTGACTCGGAATAAGCCACAAAATTCTCAAAGTATATGGATCAATATGGACAAGGTTTCTCTATTAATCTATTCCCTAGTTTAAGCGTCCGTTTTTCCTCAAATTTTCTCGTTCTTGCTGAGGTAACTGATATCAGTTGCAGCCCATGACAGATTGCTAAAATTGAATACTTGGTTATTAGCAACAGTAATGGACAGTGATCAACTAAGTTCGTTGGCTACTTTCATGTATCTCCTGAATAAGAAATTAGTTTTCTTGTTCCTGGTTTAGCTTAAAAGTGAGTCTGCTTCTAGTAAATTATGTGATTGGATCGAGGACTTGCAACTCTTTTTGTTAATCTTTAAAAACACTAATCATTCTGATGCCTTAGCAATGTGTTCATTTTTAATGAGCCATGATCAAAGTTCTGCGTCTGTGTAACTTGATTACTCCTTTATAATGCTTATTGCCTTTCAGAATTGGCTCCATTGAAATTAGTCGCCAGATAAAAACTAGTGAACTATCATGTATATTCCACTCTATGTTGCTTCTTTTGCTATGTATAAACAGCAAGCCACCTCCAAGTTGCCACTTCAATAATCAAGACTGAAGGAATTAATTTCACAAATTTTCTGAATATTGTCGCTTTACTTCCGACTATTTGAAATATTGTTGATGCATGGCTACTGAAATTGTTGATTATCACAAAGTAGGCAAAAGTTTGTATTACATTTCAGCTACCAAATTTACGTAATAGAAGATATTTTCAGTCTTTCTGGACAACTAAAATCTAGTTTAGTGATGTTAATCATATGCAACAAATGAGTCAATGACCTCCCAGCTTTTCTGAAGATCTTCTTTTGTCTTGTTTAGCTGTCCCTTCCACATTATTAGGCATGCTGAAGTGTGTTTGTCTCTGTTGGTTTGGGGAGAATGGGTACTTTCCCCCCTCTGAAATGCCAATATAAGTAGAGACCACCACCTTTTAGAAATCTCAGTCCTTAGTTTTCTAGCTTGAAGTGGTAGTAAACTCGTCAAGTGCACGAGCCTTGTAATCGTCTATATTTAACGATTTACATTAGATGAGGAGACATTTTCTTATATGGTATTAGCTCCTTTGACATCTGCTTCCGCTTCTGTGTAGAAAACCTCACGGCGCTTCCTTTTTCAGTTGTTGTCTGTCTGGTCACAAGTGATCTACCTGTTAGatgtttttttttgcttttgtcAAAATCCTTGCTCCTTTTTCTTCCTGCTCTTTACTCATGGAAGTGAGTTGGAATTTCATCCTCAAAATACGCAGGGTCCGAGGAAGGGCGCCTTCCCGAGGGGGTGTGATGGCACCTTGGCTGATTTCGTGGCTTAAATCCGTGACCTACAAGTCATACATGAAGACAACTTTGTCATTGCTCGAAGGCTCCCCTTCAGCCTAGTCTATTGAATGACTCCAACAAAAGAGCAGTCGGTGCACtataagctcccgctatgcgcggggtcggggaagggccggaccacaagggtctagtgtacgcagccttaccctgcatttttgcaagaAGCTGTTTCCATGGCTCAAACCCGTGGCCTCCTAGTCACATGTCAGTAACTAGTTACGCCAAGTTAGATAGATTCTTCTACTTCAGTTGCTGGTACCTCAAAGAATTATGTAAATGTTACTGGTTAGATATTAACACAATGATGCAtgactttttgtttcttttcctcTCAAAACATACTGGCTTGCCCTTGTGGCTAATATTTTTCCTTTCAACTTTAAAGTATTTTCTTACTACGTATATGGTGCTGGCTGTATCTACCGTATATATAATTTGCATTGGGATTAAGCTTTGGAATTCTACTCAACATTGGTTGATTTTCACTATCATTCAgtataatgccaaaaatataCTGAAAACTGATATAGAAAGAAGATGCTCAGTTTTTTGAAGTCTGCAGAATATCTTGTTACCTTCTTAAGTTCTACTTTACTGCAATGGTTTTTACCTTCAAAGTTCTTTTACCTTTTTAGGTACAAAGGAGGGCTATTAATGATCTGGTTTAAAACAGATGATTGTTTTCCCTCTAATCCTCAGTGAAATAATTTAAATCTTTGAAAAAACATATTACAGATGCAGCAGTTATATTAATGGAGACAAAAAACTATTTAATGTAATATAATAGATGTTTTTTACCCCAAAATGTGCACTTTTTTTTTGGGACATGCTTTATATATGCATATTTGCTTGTTTTGTCATTGCTTTTGGCTCAATAAAATGCGACAAATATGCAAAACGAATGTCTAGAATACGATTTAAGGATAAAGCATAACAGAAGAACAATGAATTTGTATTTTTATCAAAGAGCATCAGTA from Nicotiana sylvestris chromosome 12, ASM39365v2, whole genome shotgun sequence encodes the following:
- the LOC104223946 gene encoding transcription factor MYBC1-like, whose product is MREEDSNWFAKWEEELPKPEELMPLSQTLISPDLAIAFDIANPTSPNNPQNKQQQQTQIPQSSQQQPNSSAEFESAELNGLGGGGDEPARTIKRPRLVWTPQLHKRFVDAVAHLGIKNAVPKTIMQLMSVDGLTRENVASHLQKYRLYLKRMQGLSNGGSGGNSGQSLSGAGVDSAMDNLFASSPVPAHFLHPAGRGNPDQFLPFVPVTSMQHHNHHMGVVVGHHHPQVQQQYRQFGSPANGHFDHHPFLSRQSQQQVQRMGTSVHNGSPVVSPYVDDVDSSAVPVNGRKVLTLFPTGDD